TGTAAACATGCAGTTCACTGTCCCTTGTTGAAACACAAATGTTTGGATTTCCTGAGCTTCACAGATAACAGCAGGAGGCAAGTTTGCATAGAAAATTTGCAATGTGTCAACAATTGACTTAAAAAGAACTTTCAAGGacaatttgcttttgttttaaacttCAGTATTTTAGTGAATAGTGCTTATCAAACTGTAACATTGACCAGCAGGGCAATGTGATATATAAGGCAGATGGGAGAAAAAGATGGAATCGGAGTTTTTAAATCCACAGGGTATCATGACAAAGGGTCTCACACATGCACTGCATAACTAGTGCCATTCTAATTTGGTTAGCAATTCAAACATGTTTGGGGATTGGAAATCAAAGGCAAAAAGCAACCTCCTGTGCTGAACAGCACACCTGCATGTTGGAACCAAGGCAGCATTCACTGTGTGGAGGTGTCAACTCATCACTCTGGCTGGTCAAGtactggggagggagggtgccCAGGGCGCCCACCCGCCAGCACCAGGACCAGACTCTGGGGTGTGGCTGATCTTGCCTCTGGAATCTAAAGGGATGGCAGGGCCTTTCACCTCTGCTACTTTGAAGTTTGTCAGGAGGACAGTCTGAGGCCAGTCAGGCCTCAGAGAGAAGCCTCTGGAAAGGGAAGAAGCTATGCTAGGTCATGGTGCATACCATGAGAACAGCGGCAGTGCTTGCCAACAACTCCTGATCGACCGCAAGGATGGACAGTGAGGGGGCAGTTCCTGCCAGGGAATCCACTTCACTTCTTCTGGGACTGGTTTTTACACATGGTAAGGATTTGCTTCAGTACTTTCTGAACATCTtcatccatctggccctgggaaATTCAAACAGAGACACTCATTAGAACCTAAGTTAAGTCTTGGAACTGTCTCCCCTAGGCAATGAGATGGCTGGTTGGGAGGAAGCCCTTGGCTTTTCTCCCTGATGTTCCAAAAGAATGTTAGGCCTACGATTTCCCACTGTGAGAAATTGAGTCAGAGAAGGTTCTGGTCATTTCCCTCTGGAGGGGCCTACCAGAGCCCCCATAGGGCAAAGGGTTCCTGGGGTCTTGGCTGCAAACATGAGCCCAGCTGGCCAAACCCCAACAGTTTCAGGGGTGAGACAGTGCTGACGGGCCTGCGAATATCGGCATGGCTGGAAAATAACACCCAGCTCCTCTTCCTGATAGGGGGCAGCAACCACGTCCTCCTCCATTTCTCATCAAATGATGAGGCTCATCTCAGGAAatggcacagagctcctgacaCAAAAtccaaagcaaagcagaaggcaCTTCCAAGCTCTCCAAGCACAGGATTCTCTGCAAACTCCTGTTTGTTCTACCAGTTTAACCACAGGCCTCTGGGCAGCATCTCTTGCAGCATTCTTTAGGACACCTGGATACTGGGTGGGGTGTCACCGTACCTGCACGGCATAAAGAAGGTGCATTCTGTAAACTGATATGACCTCCTGGTGTTGCTTCTTGCATTCCTACAAAGAGACAATTTGACATTGTTAAAGAGCTTAGGAGACCTTTAAAAAAACTATGGAAAGCTATATTCAAATGCTACCCAAGTGATTCCCCCCACCAAAAGCTAGcatataaacacatttaaaactaTTGTGGGCTCACTGGGTTGTGAATTTCTGAACATTTGTCAATATTCTTAGGGAGAAAAAGCCTACCTATTTCATATCTTGGTATGTCAACTCTAAAAGTCCGGTTATTGTAATCCCAAATTTATTGCAAACAATGTACATCATAAACATATTTATGTAAACACACAGATTCACACAAAGTaaataggaaaagggaaaatatcaaaTGCAAAAAGTGATTGTCTCTGAGTGGTTGAATTATGGGCAATTTTTATTTATAGGAAAATTTTCAGAGTTTTTTGTATTTCCCAACTTTCCTACAATGATGAGTTTTTATTAATTTAGGAAAGAAATCCATTCTTTTCCAGGGAAGTATTGATCACCCACTATATATCCAGCACCACATAATCCCTGGGGAATGCAATAATTTGGCTGTCATTGTGCCAGGGTGGCGAACAGGGTGGGCACCCATCTCAAATGCTTCCGCAGCACACCTGTTCATGCTTGTATTGCTGTTTGTTATCATTTTGGTTCTTCTCAGCGACTATTTCAAGGATCTGAACACAGCTCTGAACTCTTCCAAGAAGAAAGctttccttttactttctgaTGGAAATTGAGACTATCATATATGGATCACTTCAAACATCTATGGAAGTCCAGGAATACCTATTCTCACCGCcttcccagcagtgtaggataGGAGGTGTCCTTCTTGGTCAAGTCCTTTGAAGTTCACACCTTCAGAAGGTGCACTTGGTACCTCTCTCTCTGCTGTTTCCTCCCCCTTTCGGTTACCTCCATTCAGTCATTTGTACCATTGCCCACTGGTCACTGTCTTCCTTTCCATCCAGGCAACATCACCAACTGGGTGGCCGCAATTTCCACATGCATAAGCCACCTATCACCTTGGCCCCTCTCAGTTCCTCAAGTTCAACTTCCATGACTTgttcctcctccctccagccaCTCACTCATGGTCACCACCCTGCCTGTCATAACCTCTGAAATCTCAACTGAAAACACCCCACCCTCTGACCACCATCTCCTATCTTTCCAGCCAACCTTCTCTGGCTTTCCGGGCCTCCTGCCATGTATCTTCAGCCCCATCGGATACCTAGCTGCTCATTCACATCCCTGGCAGGCAGCCTGCTGTAGTCAGCCGAGGTTCTACCCTGCTACTCCACTGGAACTGTCGTTGCCAAGGTGACCAAGGGCCATCTAAACACCGCATCTCAGTCCTGCTGCCTCCTACTCATCCCTTCAAGACTCAGCACAGGCATCACCTCCTGCAGGAATCTTTCCAGCCCCTCCAAGTCTGGGCGAGCACATGTCCTCTGCAGGCCCCCCAGCTCTATCACCGGGTGTGCACCACACTGAGAATATGGTAAGCCATTGTACTGAGCATAAATtctgtgagggcagggactgtgtcttacTCTTTTTTATATCAACACCTTTAATAATACTGACACAAAAGAGCTCATTAAATACATGCTGAAAATTGTAAGACTGGCTGTATAAACCTTAGCACTTTATCTACAAGTCTGTGATAACCACTCCATCAGAAAAATGACCTGCAGAACACAGGAAGGAGCATCATCCTTCTTGATTATTCCTCCAATGCCAGAAGTGGGAACAAACAAGCTGGTTTTGTACTTTGTGGTGAGCCAGAGTGAGGACTGCACAGACCCACTTCACCAGTATCAAGTCTATATGGAAGAAATCATAAAATCCAGGTCCTGTTTGTGAATGGGAACTAGACACAGTCCAGGACAGACTAGGAAAATGTGACATACCCTTGTCAACTAATACCTTAACAAGATATTGGGGTACGCTAAGTAAATGATGGCcctccaaagatgtccacatccctATAAATGTTACCTATATGGCAAGAGATTCCTTGCAGGTGTTACTAAGTAAAGGATCTGGAGATGGGGTGAAAGATTATCCCCATTATCTGGGTGTGCCTTAGGCATAACCACAGGAGAGAGGTGAGGTCAAAAGGGGACGGAGGATATGGGAGCTGGAGTGGACAGAACCAGAGGTTGGAGTGAtgtgctttgaagatggaagtaGGTGCCAGGGGCCATGGAATTCCGGGGGCCTCCAAAAGCTAGACGatgcaaggaaatggattctcccctagagcctctggaaggaaccagccctgctgacaccttgactttagtTTCAGACTTACTATCCCTAGAACTTTAAGACAATACATTCGTGTTTTTAACCAAGTTTGGGTTACAATAACCATAGGAAACCAATATAGATATGAAAGAACTTTGCTGGGTTAAGTAAGGAGAGAGGCCAAGCAGCAGCTCAGATATGTAGCTGTGCACCCACCACACCCCTGATAAGAAACAGTTGTTGCCACTGCCCCAGCCGGTAATGACTGTTgcagaaaaatggagaaagggagaaatgagTGGATGAGAGGACAAGCTTCCAGCGCTGCCTGCCGATTCCTCCCCTCCCAGAGCCACACTAACCCATCTCGCTACCGCGGATGGCTGAGAACTCCACTGGTTTCCTCTTTTGCCCTCTCCAAAGAAGCCTTCAGTCGGCTGTCACCAAAGTGCCGCACTCCTTTAGGCTGGCCCCCGGCTGCTCAGTCCAGCCCACCCCAGAGCTGAGCAGGATGCAATGCGCCCGTCCAAGCCCCGCGTTGGCCAGGCTGCCCTGCCCCGCCCCAGCCAGCTGGAACCAAGCCCACTCACAGCCAGCTGGCTCTGGAGCTGTTTCGTCTGCTGCTGCAGCGCTTCCAGCTGTGGGCTCTGCCTCTTGGACGGGCTGGCCGAGTAGGAGAGCTGCGAGAGGCTGTTCAGTGCTTCCTTCAACTTGGAGACTTCCTTCGACATCTCGTTTATCTAGGGGTAATGGAAAACTACATCAACAGGCAAGGACATGGCTGCAGAGGCAAACTTCCAGATATTTCTAAGCCCTGAACATCACCTCTACTGGCCTCTGGGACTCAAGGCTGAAcagttcctgttttattttttaaagaaaacccaTAAAATGAAAGAGATAACAAAATCAGGCAAACCCACAAAGCCCTCTAAGGCCATTATATTCAAATAAGAGCCCCAGATTGAATATTGTGTTTTCATGCCTGAAGGTTAACAAAAGCTATGACACTGAATTCCTTTTTTGCCCTGAAAAGGGATActgttgaaaaaataaatctggaaCAGGATTTTAGACATTCTTCCATATTGCTGACATGAGTAGTCAGGAGTAAGTCCTAGGAACCCTGATACCTGGGGGCACCTTTAAAGTAAATACAACCCTACCCCCCACAGCCATCCCCAACCTCCTGCCCCCTTGGCTTTGGAAGCTCTTTTTGAAACATTCATTATGATAAAGGAATAAACGATAAAACAGTGTTCTGATCAAAGATACTTGGAACATCTGACCCAGGGGACTGGGGATGCAGAGCAGACTCAAGCACAGGACCCACCTCAACCTGCCCCTTCGCTTTCCTCCTTCCTGCGTGCCACATCCAGCCCACCTCCAACAGCCTGCcccccactttcctccctcccctcttatACACCTTTGAAAATGGGCTAGGAGGCAGTTTTTATACTGACTCAGGAAAGCTCCCAGAGCCTGGGTAAGCAGGATGACATCTGGAGTATGTGGGTTTCCATATGATGGAGGAATCTGTCTGGATTCCAAAAGAGTTGAAGTTCAAGAAGGGTCACACATACTTTTCAGTTTGTGGGTTCACTTTTGATCCCTGACACTTGGCAGAActtctgtaaaataatttttaaagggaaaatatgtACTACATATGTGAAGATGCTTTAGTATAAGGGAACTGGTAGAaggttagttttcttttttaataaatggcCAACCTACTGTTCTTCGTAAGACTTTGAGGACAGATGGAGTCATGTACGGACCCTCTGTGCATTCACAAGTTTGTGCTAACAAATGCTAAAAAATGTTAGTTAGAGTAAAGGTTGAAGGTCCACAGGCTTACTACTGAGAATTCTAGAAACTCAATGGCAATAGACCAACCTTCTTATCTTTATCTTCCTCCAGTTTTGAATTGGTCTCAGAATATCTCTTCACTTCTGCAAGCTCTTCCTGAGCATGCCGGAATTTTTGCAAAAGTTCATTTACTTCCTGCTCTTTGGATTTCAAGAGAGTCTGAATATTGtccttttcccttttcatttggGAGACCTCACTTCTAATCTGCACAACCTCTAAATGggccttctccttctctttcactGAATCCTTTAATTTTGATGCCAACACACTCACTTCACTTTCTAATGACGACTGGAGCTTCTCGTAGGCAGACCTGGGCACCATTGCTTCAGTCATTGCTGCCTTCTCTTCCAGGAGCCGTTTCTCCAGCTTTGCCACTTGCACTTCCTTGCTTGCCAGGTGCTCTTTGAGACCACTTACTTTCACCTCCATCTCTTTCACAGAATTTTGCAGCGTGGTTACCACTTGCAAATGTTCTGTGATGGAAACGGAGTTCTCTTTCTGTGCATCTACCAGTTGTTTAAGCTGGGTCAACTCATTCAACACCTTTGAATACTGAGATTTCATTTCGGATAGGGCCTCTTCTGCCCTAGTTCTGGATACATCTGTCACTTGCATCAGTTTCTCATGCTCTGCTCTATGGATATAGTCAGCCGTTATGTCTTCTAGAGATTTCCTCTTCCTGTAATCCTCCAGCTCTGCCTGGGCCTCTTTGTACAGCTGTGACAGCTCACTCACTTGCTTGTTGAGTTCATCTATCATCCTGTTCATGGCCTCTTTCATGTCCCCAGCTTCATCACCAGCCTCCTGTGTTATCTGACTTTTTAGTGAatcttttactttcttgatttcttcttgGGCCTCTTGGTATTTCTCAAGCAGAAATGCTTTCTCTTTATTCATATTCTCAATAACAGAGCAATATGAACTTTTCATTTCCTCGTACTCTTCCACAGGGGGCCGGATAACCACACCTTTCTCCCTCTCTACAAGTTTTTCTTCCAGCTCTCTcagtttctctttatttctttcactttcttctaATGCATTCTGGAGATCCTGCTTTAGCACACCTATTTCTTCCTCGGTGAGCCTTAGCTCACGGAGATGTGAGTAGCTATCCACACTTTCAGGGGAGACAAGGCCCAGTTTCATCTGTTTCTGCACATTCAGGACTTCTTTCATAGCCTCCTCATACTTGCTCTGAGTTTCTTTAAGTTTCTGGCTGAGATCGGAGCCATTCTCTGAAATCTCGGCATTGTTTAAGCACACTGATTCTGTCCTTCTGGACTGAAGCTCAGCCTGTAGCTGTTTCTTCTCTGCTTCAGAGCTTTCCAATCTCTTCTGCAAGTCTTGCAAAATCTCTTGCAGCTGCTGAATTCTGACATCGCTATTGATTGTGGACTTGCTCAAGGGATGTGCTAAGACAGATGGAGATGATTTGGAGTCTGGCAGAGAGGTTTCACAAGGTTTGCCCAGGGATGGGGCCAAGTCAGTTTGAGTGGAATGGTAAGAGTCAAAGTTCAGGTCTGCTTCTGCATCCTTGGGGGTTTTGGcctgggaaaaaaacaagaacgAAATGGCACCAAAGGTGTGTTTAGGTGAGCAAGCAGCTGGAATGAGAAAACAAATCCCAAACTTAGTACAGGAGAGCAGTGTAATCATTCCGTATGTGTACTCTTGTTCCATGGGGTCTGGAACATGAGAGTTGGATTAACGAGATTAAACTTTTCTGTGCTCTCTTAGGACAGATTATTTGAGCCACTTAAAGAACACTAGATTGTTTTGGCTATAAAACCTCtgattgtaatttttcctttgcttctcttATCATCCTGGTTGCCAAGAGGGGGCCATGGGCTCAGTACAGGTATtccttattaaattttttaatctgCTAAATGATCTTTACTAAatgaaatggttaattttataaatatatatgtatataaatatatagtcgttagtcacatatatatatacacatgtatatatgtatattacatatgtatatataaaattatatatatatgtagtcacatatgtatatataaaattatatatatatatgtagttacatatgtgtatataaaattatatataatttatcaatTCAATCACTTACAGAAATGGAGTTAATGATAACTCTCTCAAGAAagtttgaaaatgtaaaatgcttaagGCTAGCTAtattaaaaaaggagaaactagGTATTTAAAACAGAACCTCATCTGACTAATCCTGAGAAACTCAAAAGCTTGACTCTACAGAACTGTCTGTGCTAGCGATCTGTTTTACCTACCTGTAATTTATCTTGTAATTCCTTATTGTGTAATGTAAGAGAAGCAACTTTTGCTTGCAATAGGACAAGAAGATCTTGTTGGTCAGCTTCAGAACTTACATCCAATAAGCTATCAGCACCTTGAAAAGaggcaatttaaaatattaaaaaaattaaactggttCTTCTCTGACCCATAACGAACTCATTTTCTACCTAATCCAGTTCTTCCTAGTCCTGACTACGTATGAAAGCCCCCACCAGCTAGGGAGATGAACACCTGTTCTCGGGTACTGAGGTTTCCTTCCTGGGGTATTTCCAGCACCATACTAGAAGCCTAGATGCATGCACACCATCTCAAACTCATGGGTCTGGTCACACAGTTTCTACTCCCTTGATGAAGGGTCATGTGCTCCTATGCCTACAGCAAGTCCCATTTCTGTGAATCCTTTTAGAAATATCTCTGGAATTGATTGACTTCTTATCCCTACCACCTTTACTCCAGTTCAAACTTTACCAGTACCCTTGGGAACTCTGCAAACGACTTCCTAAcaactctctctctcctctccctagTAAAAATGTAGCCTGCACAACACTGTCAGATCAATCTTCCTAAAACATATCTAGAGAGGGTTGGGTTGTTCTTCTGTGGCAAGTCCTTCAATTGCTATCCTTCCAAAAACAATCACCAAATTCCTTCATCTGGATGGGGGCCTCTATAATTTGGCCCAAACCTACTTTTTCAGGTTAGTGACTCATGGGTTCTGTCTCCAGTATCCTACTTTCCTTAGATTCAAGGTTTCCATTATACCCTCTTTATATTCTCAGCACAGGCTGCTGCTTTAATTCTTTATCCACACAACTGCTTGCAGCATGTCTCTGGCCAGGTAACTCTTAGCATCCTTCAAGACCCATGTCAGACTTTGGCTTTTCTGTAAAGCATGTGCTGACCACCCAGCATGAAACGGTCTTCTCTGGATCCCCCAGTGAACTACAACTTTTTAACATCCTACTGATGGTCATGTTGAAATAACATCTAAAGCAATGCAGCTCAAAGTGCTCACTGAGACAAGAAACTCACCCCAGAATGTGACTCGGTGTACTGCTTTATTCATCTAGAAAGTCTTCCTAAGGAAACAAATGCCAGCTGAACAAAACAGTGTGCTTACTGATGTAGCTGAATGACTTTCTGGTGcaaattccttatttttttataaactgGCAATACTTTATAGGCCACACTGAATAGCACtgatctaattttttttaatgtt
This genomic interval from Manis javanica isolate MJ-LG chromosome 1, MJ_LKY, whole genome shotgun sequence contains the following:
- the RAI14 gene encoding ankycorbin isoform X2; this translates as MKSLKAKFRKSDTNEWNKNDDRLLQAVENGDVEKVASLLGKKGASATKHDSEGKTAFHLAATKGHVECLRVMVTHGVDVTAQDTAGHSALHLAAKNSHHECIRKLLQSKCPAESIDSSGKTALHYAAAQGCLPAVQVLCEHKSPINLKDLDGNIPLLLAVHNGHSEVCRFLLDHRADVNSRNKNGRTALMLACEIGSSNIVEALIKKGADLNLVDSLGHNALHYSKHSESAGIQSLLLSKISQDADLKTPAKPKQHDQVSKISSERSGTPKKRKAPPPPISPTQLSDVSSPRSITSTPLSGKESVFFAEPPFKAEISSIRANKDRLSDSTTGADSLLDVSSEADQQDLLVLLQAKVASLTLHNKELQDKLQAKTPKDAEADLNFDSYHSTQTDLAPSLGKPCETSLPDSKSSPSVLAHPLSKSTINSDVRIQQLQEILQDLQKRLESSEAEKKQLQAELQSRRTESVCLNNAEISENGSDLSQKLKETQSKYEEAMKEVLNVQKQMKLGLVSPESVDSYSHLRELRLTEEEIGVLKQDLQNALEESERNKEKLRELEEKLVEREKGVVIRPPVEEYEEMKSSYCSVIENMNKEKAFLLEKYQEAQEEIKKVKDSLKSQITQEAGDEAGDMKEAMNRMIDELNKQVSELSQLYKEAQAELEDYRKRKSLEDITADYIHRAEHEKLMQVTDVSRTRAEEALSEMKSQYSKVLNELTQLKQLVDAQKENSVSITEHLQVVTTLQNSVKEMEVKVSGLKEHLASKEVQVAKLEKRLLEEKAAMTEAMVPRSAYEKLQSSLESEVSVLASKLKDSVKEKEKAHLEVVQIRSEVSQMKREKDNIQTLLKSKEQEVNELLQKFRHAQEELAEVKRYSETNSKLEEDKDKKINEMSKEVSKLKEALNSLSQLSYSASPSKRQSPQLEALQQQTKQLQSQLAECKKQHQEVISVYRMHLLYAVQGQMDEDVQKVLKQILTMCKNQSQKK
- the RAI14 gene encoding ankycorbin isoform X3; the protein is MFSFGKPAFLSVSTMKGKTNEWNKNDDRLLQAVENGDVEKVASLLGKKGASATKHDSEGKTAFHLAATKGHVECLRVMVTHGVDVTAQDTAGHSALHLAAKNSHHECIRKLLQSKCPAESIDSSGKTALHYAAAQGCLPAVQVLCEHKSPINLKDLDGNIPLLLAVHNGHSEVCRFLLDHRADVNSRNKNGRTALMLACEIGSSNIVEALIKKGADLNLVDSLGHNALHYSKHSESAGIQSLLLSKISQDADLKTPAKPKQLSDVSSPRSITSTPLSGKESVFFAEPPFKAEISSIRANKDRLSDSTTGADSLLDVSSEADQQDLLVLLQAKVASLTLHNKELQDKLQAKTPKDAEADLNFDSYHSTQTDLAPSLGKPCETSLPDSKSSPSVLAHPLSKSTINSDVRIQQLQEILQDLQKRLESSEAEKKQLQAELQSRRTESVCLNNAEISENGSDLSQKLKETQSKYEEAMKEVLNVQKQMKLGLVSPESVDSYSHLRELRLTEEEIGVLKQDLQNALEESERNKEKLRELEEKLVEREKGVVIRPPVEEYEEMKSSYCSVIENMNKEKAFLLEKYQEAQEEIKKVKDSLKSQITQEAGDEAGDMKEAMNRMIDELNKQVSELSQLYKEAQAELEDYRKRKSLEDITADYIHRAEHEKLMQVTDVSRTRAEEALSEMKSQYSKVLNELTQLKQLVDAQKENSVSITEHLQVVTTLQNSVKEMEVKVSGLKEHLASKEVQVAKLEKRLLEEKAAMTEAMVPRSAYEKLQSSLESEVSVLASKLKDSVKEKEKAHLEVVQIRSEVSQMKREKDNIQTLLKSKEQEVNELLQKFRHAQEELAEVKRYSETNSKLEEDKDKKINEMSKEVSKLKEALNSLSQLSYSASPSKRQSPQLEALQQQTKQLQSQLAECKKQHQEVISVYRMHLLYAVQGQMDEDVQKVLKQILTMCKNQSQKK
- the RAI14 gene encoding ankycorbin isoform X1; translated protein: MFSFGKPAFLSVSTMKGKTNEWNKNDDRLLQAVENGDVEKVASLLGKKGASATKHDSEGKTAFHLAATKGHVECLRVMVTHGVDVTAQDTAGHSALHLAAKNSHHECIRKLLQSKCPAESIDSSGKTALHYAAAQGCLPAVQVLCEHKSPINLKDLDGNIPLLLAVHNGHSEVCRFLLDHRADVNSRNKNGRTALMLACEIGSSNIVEALIKKGADLNLVDSLGHNALHYSKHSESAGIQSLLLSKISQDADLKTPAKPKQHDQVSKISSERSGTPKKRKAPPPPISPTQLSDVSSPRSITSTPLSGKESVFFAEPPFKAEISSIRANKDRLSDSTTGADSLLDVSSEADQQDLLVLLQAKVASLTLHNKELQDKLQAKTPKDAEADLNFDSYHSTQTDLAPSLGKPCETSLPDSKSSPSVLAHPLSKSTINSDVRIQQLQEILQDLQKRLESSEAEKKQLQAELQSRRTESVCLNNAEISENGSDLSQKLKETQSKYEEAMKEVLNVQKQMKLGLVSPESVDSYSHLRELRLTEEEIGVLKQDLQNALEESERNKEKLRELEEKLVEREKGVVIRPPVEEYEEMKSSYCSVIENMNKEKAFLLEKYQEAQEEIKKVKDSLKSQITQEAGDEAGDMKEAMNRMIDELNKQVSELSQLYKEAQAELEDYRKRKSLEDITADYIHRAEHEKLMQVTDVSRTRAEEALSEMKSQYSKVLNELTQLKQLVDAQKENSVSITEHLQVVTTLQNSVKEMEVKVSGLKEHLASKEVQVAKLEKRLLEEKAAMTEAMVPRSAYEKLQSSLESEVSVLASKLKDSVKEKEKAHLEVVQIRSEVSQMKREKDNIQTLLKSKEQEVNELLQKFRHAQEELAEVKRYSETNSKLEEDKDKKINEMSKEVSKLKEALNSLSQLSYSASPSKRQSPQLEALQQQTKQLQSQLAECKKQHQEVISVYRMHLLYAVQGQMDEDVQKVLKQILTMCKNQSQKK